A single Tenacibaculum sp. 190524A02b DNA region contains:
- a CDS encoding FIST signal transduction protein: MLILSNHVHDIVTQIKEHVKENCALIAIGENIKIEIPELIDALNKANISFIGGIFPKVIAQSNTYEKGIVVTPLYNVKKIFTIQEISKKSFTIPNIAFNSDKEYSLITYVDGLTAHISNYLSKLYENYGMKTNYFGGGAGSLSLVQQPCVFSKDGFFEDAAIACILEMKSSIGVKHGWKKLNGPFIVNKANTNTVEEINWEHPFTIYKDIVEKDAKQTFNDSNFFDIAKGYPLGIIKQGLDIVIRDPLTVNANNELVCVGEVEENTLINIMKGDACSLINAAVEATEESISKAQNPKTAFVIDCISRVLYLENDFEKEIQNVSKTIQNKFPDIDINGALTLGEISSYGNGFIEFYNKTIVVSLFE; this comes from the coding sequence ATGCTTATACTTTCTAATCACGTACATGATATTGTTACTCAAATTAAGGAACATGTTAAAGAGAATTGTGCTTTAATTGCTATAGGCGAAAATATTAAAATAGAGATACCAGAATTAATAGATGCTTTAAATAAAGCTAATATTTCTTTTATTGGAGGTATTTTTCCTAAGGTGATTGCACAAAGTAATACTTATGAAAAAGGAATTGTAGTTACTCCATTATACAATGTAAAAAAAATATTTACGATTCAAGAAATTAGTAAAAAATCATTTACCATTCCTAATATAGCTTTTAATTCAGATAAAGAGTACAGTTTAATTACATATGTTGATGGATTAACTGCTCATATTTCTAATTATTTAAGTAAATTGTATGAAAATTACGGTATGAAAACCAATTATTTTGGAGGTGGTGCTGGAAGTTTATCTCTAGTACAACAACCATGTGTATTTTCTAAAGACGGCTTTTTTGAAGACGCTGCTATTGCGTGTATTTTAGAAATGAAATCTAGTATTGGTGTTAAACATGGATGGAAAAAATTAAATGGGCCTTTTATTGTTAACAAAGCAAACACAAACACAGTTGAAGAAATTAATTGGGAACACCCTTTTACTATTTATAAAGACATTGTAGAGAAAGATGCCAAGCAAACATTTAATGATTCTAACTTTTTTGACATTGCCAAAGGCTATCCATTAGGCATCATAAAACAGGGGTTGGATATTGTAATTAGAGATCCTTTAACTGTAAATGCTAATAATGAATTGGTATGTGTAGGAGAAGTAGAAGAAAACACATTGATTAACATTATGAAAGGTGATGCTTGCTCTTTGATTAATGCTGCCGTTGAGGCTACTGAAGAAAGTATTTCTAAAGCTCAAAATCCAAAAACAGCTTTTGTTATTGATTGCATTTCTAGAGTTTTATACTTGGAAAATGATTTTGAAAAAGAAATTCAAAACGTTTCAAAAACTATTCAAAATAAATTCCCTGATATTGATATTAATGGCGCTTTAACCTTAGGTGAAATTTCCTCATATGGTAATGGTTTTATAGAGTTTTACAATAAAACTATTGTAGTTAGCTTATTTGAATAA
- a CDS encoding sensor histidine kinase — protein sequence MENNNQILDVLRLYEYAISIGKSLDYHDNCNQFLKLLLKRRNLNACWLIHCKESNYSTEYSIPYGNQIKANLSKKSLDFLNNIDTYILIPYNNDLKDLTTIDITEGHLAVYRLKSHGFLFLYSKGNNMCQKDLSQLLPVINKFATTLEACKAHENQQKLLKKLEERNKELNNYAHVVSHDLKSPLRNIDALVNWIKEDHSKNLNSDAIEQLDAISDNITRMESLVSGILQYSSIGQKDFEVSFIDLNKVIKDVLKHMLIPKNIHINIHKNFPCIKGDVHRLQQLFQNLISNAIKYNNKENGILEIGYTITDNKYAYFVKDNGKGIPPKYHKKIFNVFQKLETSKNSTGIGLSIVEKIVENYNGNIWLSSVVNEGTTFYFTLN from the coding sequence ATGGAAAACAATAATCAAATATTAGATGTTTTACGACTCTATGAGTATGCCATAAGTATTGGTAAATCTTTAGATTACCACGATAATTGTAATCAATTTTTAAAACTCTTATTAAAAAGAAGAAACTTAAATGCCTGCTGGTTAATTCACTGTAAAGAATCTAATTACTCTACAGAATACTCTATCCCTTATGGAAATCAAATAAAAGCAAACCTTTCCAAAAAATCTTTAGACTTTTTAAACAATATTGACACCTATATATTAATTCCATACAATAATGATTTAAAAGACCTTACTACCATTGATATTACTGAAGGGCATCTTGCCGTCTATAGATTAAAATCCCATGGTTTTTTATTTCTATATTCTAAAGGGAATAATATGTGTCAAAAAGATTTAAGCCAGCTTTTACCTGTTATCAATAAATTTGCTACAACCTTAGAAGCTTGTAAAGCACATGAAAACCAACAAAAATTATTAAAAAAGCTTGAAGAGCGTAATAAAGAGCTCAATAATTATGCACATGTAGTTTCGCACGATTTAAAATCTCCTTTACGTAATATTGATGCATTAGTTAATTGGATAAAAGAAGATCATAGTAAAAACTTAAACTCAGATGCTATAGAACAATTAGATGCTATTAGTGATAATATTACTAGAATGGAAAGTTTGGTTAGCGGTATTTTACAGTATTCTAGTATTGGACAAAAAGACTTTGAAGTTTCTTTTATAGACTTAAATAAAGTTATTAAAGATGTTTTAAAACACATGCTTATACCGAAAAATATACATATAAATATTCATAAAAATTTTCCTTGCATTAAAGGGGATGTTCACAGGTTACAACAGTTGTTTCAAAACTTAATTAGCAATGCTATTAAGTATAACAACAAAGAAAATGGAATTTTAGAAATTGGTTATACAATTACAGATAACAAATATGCTTACTTTGTTAAAGATAATGGTAAAGGTATTCCGCCTAAATATCACAAAAAAATATTTAATGTTTTTCAAAAATTAGAAACATCGAAAAATTCAACAGGTATAGGCCTATCTATTGTTGAAAAAATAGTAGAAAATTATAACGGTAATATATGGCTTTCTTCTGTTGTTAATGAAGGAACCACCTTTTACTTTACTCTTAACTAA
- a CDS encoding diphthine--ammonia ligase, with the protein MKKAYFNWSSGKDSSLALYKILQEKKYSVQKLITNVNKEYQRVSMHGLHENLLEAQADSIGIPLEKIEFPADVTMDLYNEKMKEKTSLLKAEGFEYAVFGDIFLEDLRKYRDAKLQEVGITGVYPLWKKDTKQLLREFLTLGFKTITVCVNAKLLGEEFVGRVIDEAFIEELPDNIDVCGENGEFHTFCYDGPIFKKPVDFTIGEKVLRSYTLRNNDDDNCYQKSDTKKVKKAYDSSFWYCDLKVK; encoded by the coding sequence ATGAAAAAAGCATACTTTAATTGGAGTTCTGGAAAAGACTCATCATTGGCATTGTATAAAATATTACAAGAAAAAAAATATTCGGTACAAAAATTAATTACCAATGTTAATAAAGAGTATCAACGAGTTTCTATGCATGGATTGCATGAAAATTTATTAGAAGCACAAGCTGATAGTATTGGAATTCCTTTAGAAAAAATTGAGTTTCCAGCTGATGTTACTATGGATTTGTATAATGAAAAAATGAAAGAGAAAACATCATTATTGAAAGCGGAAGGATTTGAGTATGCTGTTTTTGGAGATATTTTTTTAGAAGATTTAAGAAAGTATAGAGATGCCAAACTGCAAGAGGTAGGAATAACAGGAGTTTACCCTTTATGGAAAAAAGACACGAAACAGTTATTGAGAGAATTTTTAACCTTAGGCTTTAAAACCATTACGGTATGTGTAAATGCAAAATTACTAGGAGAGGAATTTGTAGGTAGAGTTATTGATGAGGCATTTATAGAGGAGCTTCCAGATAACATTGATGTATGCGGAGAAAATGGGGAGTTTCATACATTTTGTTATGATGGCCCTATTTTTAAGAAACCAGTAGATTTTACGATAGGAGAAAAGGTCCTTCGTTCTTATACTTTACGTAATAATGATGATGATAATTGTTATCAAAAATCAGATACAAAAAAAGTAAAAAAAGCGTATGATTCTAGTTTTTGGTATTGCGATTTAAAAGTAAAGTAA
- a CDS encoding T9SS type A sorting domain-containing protein, translating to MKKRLLYVALLAQLLSVNAQEKSFKDQMVASDEKAPEFAVKDAKISNQFLEFKRAKAWKSKLAANSIFSNPADLDIVNIGGRVRASLVDLDNNIALVAPSGGGLWTFNPVTGTPFVPLDDFGSFLAITDIKQHPNRKKELLIATGDEKHGTVGNGIFKSVDGGKTFELLESTNPKNDNDFKFLRYIRYAPNAEAIYIASRDKIFKSKDEGETWTEVFKVNNFGFIHAIDFLNNGKMIVGVDYQGVYTSTTGELGSFVADTKLPFDKAGRDKGYRGVIVAVSPSNRNIAYTVICESKPEVILTIHKTINGGVSWTKVIAPNFPRVSQTSFSMTIGVHPNDPNTVILGNIGWAYSRDGATSWERAAGLEVDYHDIHFHESNPDVAYIGYDQGIGRVDFNKTQMFSIWDNIQKKYVQKQQIEQVELGKKEGFNTTQIYSGDYFPEEYGDSYIEGQQDGGSFAIVNGKSRRVVVGDGGAAFVNKQNPKKAYASAQSGWITRTENALNPLDLNTGKYVRIDGFYKNHPHFVTQFVGNNADGTQLYIPKNNSLERTVNGGDSFTSIFDHELEYPFVTTEDRLNPIVYMVGFDRNARGNDFVRIENAKTTPIIKHRKKVLSSAEVGRVTSITMNPNDRNSVYVTTQLGLAFKITNLDTDTPKSTPINGDIPNVFFNTVIGVKEDPEIVIAGTNIGVFFSTDSGKTWTISNELPYTKVMDLKLRNSDKRLFVFTHGRGAWAVSVLKKSLTVKDFTKSLDWEIYPNPVHKDGVISIKADNNLKFDKVNIYDKNGKKVIVTKNRKHINVSGLSSGVYILHIMKNKRIVFIKKIIVV from the coding sequence ATGAAAAAACGATTATTATATGTAGCTTTATTAGCACAATTACTATCTGTAAATGCTCAGGAAAAGAGCTTTAAAGATCAGATGGTTGCATCGGATGAAAAGGCTCCTGAATTTGCAGTAAAGGATGCTAAGATTTCAAATCAATTTTTAGAATTTAAAAGAGCAAAGGCATGGAAAAGTAAGCTGGCAGCAAATTCAATATTTTCAAATCCCGCAGATTTAGATATTGTGAATATTGGAGGAAGAGTTCGAGCAAGTTTGGTAGATTTAGACAATAATATTGCTTTAGTTGCTCCCTCAGGAGGAGGGTTATGGACTTTTAACCCTGTTACAGGAACTCCTTTTGTTCCTTTGGATGATTTTGGGTCTTTCTTGGCAATTACGGACATAAAACAGCACCCTAATAGGAAAAAGGAGCTATTAATAGCTACTGGAGATGAAAAGCATGGTACGGTAGGTAATGGAATTTTCAAGTCAGTTGATGGAGGAAAAACATTTGAACTTTTGGAGAGTACCAATCCTAAAAATGATAATGATTTTAAGTTTTTAAGGTATATAAGATACGCACCTAATGCAGAGGCTATTTATATAGCATCTAGAGATAAAATATTTAAATCAAAAGATGAAGGGGAAACTTGGACAGAAGTTTTTAAGGTTAATAATTTTGGTTTTATTCATGCAATAGATTTTTTGAATAATGGCAAAATGATTGTAGGTGTAGATTATCAAGGAGTATATACTTCAACAACAGGTGAGTTGGGGTCTTTTGTAGCAGACACGAAATTGCCTTTTGATAAAGCAGGAAGAGATAAAGGCTATAGAGGAGTAATAGTTGCCGTTAGTCCAAGTAATAGAAATATTGCTTATACAGTTATTTGTGAGTCAAAACCAGAGGTCATTTTAACTATTCATAAGACTATAAATGGAGGTGTTTCTTGGACAAAAGTCATAGCACCAAATTTTCCAAGAGTTTCGCAAACTTCATTTTCAATGACAATAGGAGTACACCCGAACGATCCCAATACCGTAATATTAGGGAATATTGGATGGGCCTACTCTAGAGATGGTGCTACATCATGGGAAAGAGCAGCAGGATTAGAAGTAGATTATCATGATATTCATTTTCATGAGTCCAATCCAGATGTAGCCTATATAGGGTATGATCAGGGTATCGGAAGAGTTGACTTTAATAAAACACAGATGTTTTCGATATGGGACAATATACAAAAGAAGTACGTACAGAAACAACAAATAGAACAGGTAGAGCTAGGAAAAAAGGAAGGTTTTAATACAACACAAATTTATAGTGGAGATTATTTTCCTGAGGAGTATGGAGATTCTTATATAGAAGGACAGCAAGATGGAGGCTCTTTTGCTATTGTAAATGGAAAGAGTAGAAGAGTAGTTGTAGGTGATGGAGGAGCTGCTTTTGTAAATAAACAGAATCCTAAAAAAGCATATGCTTCTGCTCAATCTGGATGGATTACACGAACAGAAAATGCTTTGAATCCATTAGACCTTAATACAGGGAAATATGTCCGTATTGACGGATTTTATAAAAATCATCCGCATTTTGTAACACAATTCGTTGGAAATAATGCCGATGGTACACAGTTATATATTCCTAAAAATAATTCGTTGGAAAGAACAGTAAATGGAGGAGATTCTTTTACATCAATTTTTGATCATGAATTAGAGTATCCTTTTGTAACTACTGAAGACCGATTAAATCCTATTGTATATATGGTAGGTTTTGATAGAAATGCTAGAGGAAATGATTTTGTGAGAATTGAAAATGCAAAAACAACTCCTATTATTAAGCACCGAAAAAAAGTTTTGTCGAGTGCTGAAGTAGGAAGGGTAACCTCTATTACTATGAATCCTAATGATAGAAACTCAGTATATGTAACTACGCAATTAGGATTGGCTTTTAAAATTACCAATTTAGATACGGATACTCCTAAAAGCACACCAATTAATGGAGATATACCTAATGTGTTTTTTAATACAGTAATTGGTGTTAAAGAGGATCCTGAGATTGTTATTGCAGGAACAAATATAGGAGTGTTTTTTTCTACAGATAGTGGAAAAACTTGGACAATTAGTAATGAGCTTCCTTATACAAAGGTTATGGATTTGAAATTAAGAAACTCGGATAAACGATTGTTTGTATTTACACATGGAAGAGGAGCATGGGCTGTTTCAGTATTAAAAAAATCTTTAACGGTTAAAGATTTTACAAAGTCGTTAGATTGGGAAATTTATCCTAACCCAGTTCATAAAGATGGAGTTATATCAATTAAAGCAGATAATAATTTGAAGTTTGATAAAGTTAATATCTATGACAAAAATGGGAAAAAAGTTATAGTAACTAAAAATAGGAAGCATATTAATGTATCAGGATTATCTTCTGGAGTTTATATATTACATATAATGAAAAATAAACGTATTGTTTTTATAAAAAAGATAATTGTAGTATAG